In the genome of Lactuca sativa cultivar Salinas chromosome 3, Lsat_Salinas_v11, whole genome shotgun sequence, the window CGGGTTCATCAACCGCATATCACCAGCAGCTTGACGGATGGCTTGTTGGACAACGTGGGACCGCTGAGTCACAAACATGTCATAGCTGGTTGTGGTCCCGTTTGGGCCTTCGGGCGGGGCGGATGCAGCATGGGTCAGGACCACAATCGCATTGAACCAAATAGACTGCCCGAATATATCGGTTATAGTTCTCAAAAGTGGCATATCACCAAAATCACGACTCTGCATATCTAACCTATCAAGATACAAAACAATATCCGgaggtgatttttggatgaatTTTTTAACCGATTGTAGAATTTTCTCATTCTTTCTTTGATCATTCCATGAAGGAAGCAACCCAGGTGTGTCAATAACCCTAACTTTAATCCCTTGAACAGTCCCAACAACATCTTGAACTTTTTTCGTTCCTAATTGAAACGCATCTGTGTTAAATTTAACTTCATCAAATATCGAATTAATGGTTGCACTTTTTCCGACTCCGGTTTTTCCAAGAACCATAATTGTGCATGAGAATTCAAGTGGTTCTTGACCGGTTGACTCAAGCTGTTCAGCCATGGCACTCGCGCGTTCAAAGCTGAAAGCTGCAACACGCCCTCCGTTTCTGCCACGGAGTTGTTCGGCTAACCCTAACCGGTATAACACTTGGGCAACTACAACATTGTGAGGGGTCTGCCCGAGTCTTCGGGCAAGGCGTAAGAATTTGACCCGAATCATTTGGAGCTTTTCACGGGTGTCATCGTTTTCTTCGGGTTCACCTGTTGGTTCATCAATGACTTGGTTTTGAGGAGGAGGGGTGTTGCCATTTGGTTGAGATTGAACCACACGGTGTGCGGGTTCGAGTAGTGGTGCACCGTTGCCAAGACCCGCGGGTCGGGTCTGGGCAGGGGGTGGGGTCAGGGTGGTTGTTGGTTTGGAGTTGGGAATGGGAATGGGGGGTGGATTTGGTTTTGGATCAGGGTTGGGATTGGGAATAGATGTAGGAGTGGCAGGTTTTTCTGTAGATAAATTCAACTTTGGTTCTTTCTTTAATGGTGTATTTTGTTTCATATCATAATCTTTAGGTTCACGTTTTTCAGAAGGGTGTGGGGGACTTTCAACTTTGGGGCTCTCTACTTTGTTATCAGGCTCATTAATGGCAGAAGTGCTTTCTTGTTGCAGGTTTTTATCATCCTGATGTACTGAAGATGGATCAAAACTTTTTTGTTCCCCTTTTTCAAGTTGTTCGATGTTTAGTTCGTTTTGCATATTCAGTAAATTATTTCTTGAActttcaaccttctccttctgaTTCATATTGTCTTCATCTTTACCTTGAGTGACTAAAGTCTCTTTTTCATGAAGTTGACTTGGAACATCTCCGTTGACTTCAACTCTTATCTCATCATCTGGCTGTGTTGTGTGACTCATAGAATCTCCATCAGCACAATCTTCATGGAGGAGATTTTCATCCAAATCAACAGTTTTTGAaactccattttctgaatttcctAAAATTACATCAACTGGTTTTGTGTCATGAATATCTTCCAAAGTCTGCATCTGGCTTTCATTATCATCTGCATTGGATACCTTTGTGACCTCATTTACCCCTTTGTCCACAACCCCATTATTTTCCAACACATTTGGCTCATCTTTGCTTACATCAGTCACAACCACAGTTTCCACCTCATCTTTTCCATCAACCACTGACACCCCAGTTTCCAATTCACTAGCTTGATCCCTTGCAGCATTATCAGAAGTATTTTCTCCCAAATCTGCCTCACTGTTACCATCATTCACAGCCTCATTAGCTTCCAATTCACTAGGATGATCACTGAAAATACTACCAGATACATTTCTCTCATCTGTAACCTCTTCCAAATTAATCCCTTTTTCCTCATGTTCATCACTATCCACAGGCATATCATGTTCTATCACCTGCATGCATCACCAATTGATGGAATACATACAACTTAATCTTTTTCAATCAAAAATAATCAAGTAAGTAACTCAGATAAGGTTTACCTTCGTTGATATAACCTCCTCAACAGGATCAACATGAGCCTTTTCCACAACCGTCTGAGTTTCACAGGGAGTCTGGATTGCATCTTCAATCGTGTCTACTATCCTTTGCCCAGCATCCACGTCCCCATCTAACACTAGAGAATCGCTCAAATCCTCACCATTTTCATCACTTCCATCTTTTCTAAGAGTTTCTTCCGCCTCTACTGTTTCAGATACACTTTCAACACCACCATTTGCCTCCTCGAGAGCATCATCAATTCCGATACCCTTCATCCCATCTCCCAACACATCTTTATCAAATTCCCCTACTTTTAACTTTACTTCTTCCACCTTAGTCACGCCATTTTCCATCgaaaacaccaaaaatctatcCTGAAAACCCGGATCCCTAAAAAACACGTAAATGAAAAACCCTAAATTAGCGAAAAGAAACAACCGCCCACAAATTTTCAATTGAAGAACAAGAATAATACAATCAAAGGAAGTCAAGCAATCAATTTAGACATCAAAGAGATCTATATTCAACAAATCCACGCCAATTTCAACCATGAACATGAATTCTAGATACAAACTAGGGTTTTACGAAACAAACAGATAGATAATCAAAAATATATAGAAAGAAAGGGATAAAAGACAATACCTGAACGTATAGATTGACGTTGAGGATAAGAAAAGGTGGGTGTTGTTCGAGGAGAAAGGGGAAAGAGCAAAAAGGAGAGAAATCTCAGAATTGTGTATCACACTCCCCGTTCGAGCTAAATAAGATATATATGTATATCTACGCACACACCTAACCAGTTTTGTTTCGAGAGAGGGGTTGTGAGATCGTACGGTTGAGAATGACTTATCAGAGTAATCGTTGGTGAGGGGCGATTCACGGTGACGCCATTGGTGTGAGAGTAGGTTTTAtcttaacctttttttttttttttttttttagcttTTACCATGGTAGAATTAGTAAACTATATTTATGATATATGTCATAAAAATAGATTCGTTGCTTATTCGTTTATTCGTTCAGCTGCTTCCGCCTATTCAATGCGTACTTTGTGATTTCTTCTAGACTAAAATCATAAAAGAAATTAAGTTTACATAAAACaaagttttgattttgatattatgttgtttttttataattatgatATTAAGCTTTCAACAAATAGTAAATTTTACATTATATTTTCCAATTTGTTTCAATTTGATCATGTGACCGACAAACCCAGTTGTCAACTGATATGAGACAGTGTCGTAAGAGTTATAGTGGAGAGTCTAGAATAGAAAATCCTATGGTTgactaattttttatatatatttttctatGTAAATTCAAAGATTTTTATTGGTAGGTAGGTCCTAAATACCTTTTAAGGAGATCTCTAAAAAAATTCTATtgaaattttatataaattaaaaaaattaggtaggtcctaggacccACCTTCCTTACACATAGTCTCGCCACTGAAGGGTGAGCATTTGGATATGTGGACCGGACCGCTAAACCATACCGGACCGTTTTTTTTGACCATCGGGTCGGTTCTCGGTTCTAGGATTTGAGGGCGGTCCCGtccaggttttttttttttttgccggTCTAGTTCGATCGGTTCCAGGTAAAAATCGGTTGGGCCggcttatttataaaaaaaattaaaaaaaaaataacacgCATATTTCATTTGTTTTAAGTCATATTGATATGCAATTTTTTTCAACGTGTAATTTAGAGTTTTGTAGAtgatttagactataattttgttgtttttgattgaTTGAGTTACAATCAATCAAGGTTTGGATATCAAAGCTAAAATATTTTAGCTCTTCaacaataaattaattttttgtaTTCTGTAAAACTGTTTAAACAAGCATATCTGATTCATTTTATGTCGGATTGACATACAGTTTTTTCCAACGTGTACttagagtttgtagatgattttagactataattttgttgtttttggtgttatatCTATGAGTTATAATCAAtcaaagttgggatatcaaagctgaaatatttcagcttttcagcaataaattaaaattttgtattCTGTAAAACTGTTTAAacaagcatatctcattcgtttttaGTCGAATTGAGATGCGGTTTTTTTCAACATGTAGTTTAaagtttgtagatgattttaaACTATAAACAGCTGACCGCTCTACCACTGAGCTACTGAGGAACAACGGGAGATTCGATCTCATAGAGTTCCATTCCCGTTCTCAACCCATGACCAATATGAGCTCGAAGCTTCCTTCGTAACTCCCGGAACTTCTTCGTAGTGGCTCCCTTCCATGCCTCATTTCATAGGGAACCCCAAAGTGGCTCTATTTCATTATATTCCATCCATATCTCAATTCCATTCATTTAATATCCTTTTAGTGTCATTAACATAACAGATGTCATTTCTAGTCTATCTCTTTCTATTTCTATATATGGAAAGTTTCAAAATCATCATATAATAATCCATAAATTGCAATAGAAAAGAAAAAGGGAGGTTTGTGATGATTTTGAAATCTTTTCTACTAGGTAATCTAGTATCCTTATGCATGAAGATAATCAATTCGGTCGTTGTGGTCGGACTCTATTATGGATTTCTGACCACATTCTCCATAGGGCCCTCCTATCTCTTCCTTCTCCGAGCTTACATTATGGACGAAGGAGAAGAAGGAACCGAGAAGAAGGTATCAGCAACAACTGGTTTTATTACGGGACAGCTCATAATGTTCATATCGATCTATTATGCGCCTCTGCATCTAGCACTGGGTAGACCTCATACAATAACTGTCCTAGCTCTACCGTATCTTTTGTTTCATTTCTTCTGCAATACTCACAAACACTTCTTTGATTATGGATCTACTAACAGAAATTCAATGCGTAATCTCAGCATTCAATGTGTATTCCTGAATAATCTCATTTTTCAATTATTCAATCATTTCATTTTACCAAGTTCAATGTTAGCGAGATTAGtcaacatttttatgtttcaaTGCAACAGCAAGATTATTTTTGTAACAAGTAGTTTTGTTGGTTGGATAATTGGTCACATTATATTGATGAAATCAATTGGATTGTTAGTAGTTTGGATACGCAAAAATCGATCTATTCGTAAGTACATTCGATCTAATAAGTCCTTTGTGTCAGAATTGGCAAATTCTATGTCTATAGttggtatccttaatattttattatttgttaCCTGTATGTATTATTTATGTAGAATGTTGTTACCCATTATTAATAAGAAACTAAACAACCTCGAGAAAATGGACCAAGCGAAGCTTAAAAACAATACACCGCTTTCttatatatataagaatcaagaagatttgtatttagaaatacttggcaaaaaagataaagaaaaatcCTTTTCTTTGTTTGAAAAACCTATTAACCTTCTTTGGATTTGCCCAAGATCTTTGGAATACATTTATTTCTTGCAGGTGTGGCTTGCTTTGGTTTTGGTGCATTTCACGTAACAGGTTTGTATGGTCCTGGCATATGGGTGTCCGATCCTTATGGACTAGCAGGAAAAGTACAAGCTATAAATCCATCGTGGGGTGGGGAGGGTTTTGATCCTTTTGTTCCGGGAGGAATAGCCTCTCATCATATTGCGGCAGGGACTTTGGGCATATTAGCAGGCCTATTCCATCTTAGTGTCTGCCCGCCCCAACGTCTATACAAAGGATTGCGTATGGGCAATATTGAAACTGTCCTTTCCAGTAGTATCGCTGTTGTCTTTTTTGCAACTTTTGTTGTTGTCGGAAATATGTGGTATGGTTCAGCGACTACCCCCATCGAATTATTTGGGCCTACTCGTTATCAATGGGATCAAGGGTACTTCCAACAAGAAATATATAGAAGAGTTAGTGCTGGGTTAGCCGAAAATCAAAGTTTATCAGAAGCTTGGTCTAAAATTCCTGAAAAATTAGCCTTTTATGATTACATCGGAAATAATCCGGCAAAAGGGGGATTATTCAGGGCGGGCTCAATGGATAACGGGGATGGAATAACGGTTGGATGGTTAGGACATCCTATTTTTAGAGATAAAGAAGGGCGTGAACTTTTTGTACGTCGTATGCCTACCTTTTTTGAAACATTTCGGGTCGTTTTGGTAGACGGAGATGGGATTGTTAGAGCCGATGTTCCTTTTCGAAGGGCAAAATCTAAGTATAGTGTCAAACAAGTAGGTGTAACTGTTGAGTTCTACGGTGGTGAACTCAATGGAGTCAGTTATAGTGATCCTGTTACTGTGAAAAAATATGCTAGACGTGCTCAATTGGGGGAAATTTTTGAATTAGATCGTGCTACTTTGAAATCCGATGGTGTTTTTCGTAGCAGTCCGAGGGGTTGGTTTACTTTTGGACATGCTTCATTTGCTTTGCTCTTCTTCTTCGAACACATTTGGCATGGTGCCCGAACCTTGTTTAGAGATGTTTTTGTTGGTATTGACCCAGATTTGGATGCTCAAGTAGAATTTGGAGCATTCCAAAAACTTGGAGATCCAACTACAAGAAGACAAATAGGTTGATATAACATTTCTTTGGTGTCTTTCgaatctattttatttttttgatataGGGTACCAATCTTGATTTGCATCGTCATTTTTTTGTTACTCTTGCTCTTTCTTTATTCGGGATATGATCCcccaaaaaagaaacaaaaaataaacaGGTATGGAAGCTATAATTGTAAACCACGATCGAATCTATGGAAGCATTGGTTTATACATTCCTCTTAGTCTCGACTCTAGGGATAATTTTTTTCGCTATCTTTTTTAGAGAACCTCCAAAAGTtccaactaaaaaataaaaaaatgaaatgatTTTTCATTATCACAATTGAAATAATGAGCCTCCCAATATTGGGAGGCTCATTACTTCAATTAGTCCCCGTGTTCCTCGAATGGATCTCTTAGTTGTTGAGAAGGTTGCCCAAAAGCGGTATATAAGGCGTACCCAGTAAAACTTACAAGTAAACCTTTCATTGTTTTGGatattatattcaatgagttacaatcaATCAAAGTtaggatatcaaagctgaaatatttcagcttttgaGGATATCATGATATCAAAGTTAGGAGGCCTATGGAAGATTAGATTATGATGTTTGTTAGTAGGATtaatttaaagtttaaactatgatttttggtgttacagtaattacttttgtatgtttgtgttgAGAACTTAAGATTGTTAACTTTTGTTGATAAACTTGATATATATGTTAATCGCTAAACATGTTGGATTTagatgacaatatatgtatgtttgtgTTAAATTGTTAccggtccaaacgggtccaaTAACCGGAAAACTCAGACTTGGATTTTCCTCGACAAATCCATTGTCCATGATCCTTTTATCTCCCATGAAACACGTAAATACTTTATCCACTTTATTACATATATGTTTCCCGATGCAATTGTCAATCCTTTAATCAGATTGCTCCAATCATGAAGACGAACTATATCATTACTTATAAGCTCATCACTTACTTTTATGTTTCCATGTCCCTCTTTGCTAGGGTTTGATCTTCAAGTTAAAGATGGGCAGCGTTGGTGCTATTACAACGTTTAATTTGTTAAAGTGGATATATTTGATGTTGATGGTGTTTTATTTCAAATTTGCATCATTGTATAAGAATGGTGGAGTGAGTTTCTCCACGAGGACACTTGCAGTTGTGAACGAGTTATTCTGGTTTTTTTGTCCATCAGTTGTCTGGGTTTGGTAATGTAATCTTTTCCAAATAAAAAGTCATTGAACATTCATTTGTTACAGATTTATGATAGCAACTAATGCCTATATTTTGCAGCCTCAGATGACCACTAGAACTTCTTGTCTTGATATTCGACTTGTTATAAAATCTGCAACTTGAAACAACACTTTTTCCATACAACCTTTCATTTCGTCCACTAATTTTAGGGTATCCACAATGCATTGAGTTATTTAGAGTTTAATTGATCGACACGTGAAATATAATGTACTAAATTCATTTCGTCCATTAACTTTAGGGCATCCCATATTATCATCAAGGATGTGAGAGATTGGAATGCAAACAAATTATGACACTACATGTGTAGACACTAATTTCATTATCTTGTTATGCTCCAAAAGCTTGCCCACAAAAGGTTTCCAACCCTCCAAGAAGTCTTGATTATTATGTTATAATAAGGACAAATTTCACAAAAGACACTGGGAGGGTGTTTAGCAAAGCTTAAAAATGGAGCTTTTTGACTTATTACCGGTTCCACACTGGTATAAGCTAAAAATGGTGTTTGGATAAAAATAACTTATATCGGTGTTATACCTGTAATAAGTCAAAATCAATAAGTAAGAGGCCCCTGACTTATCAACTTATAAGCTATAAGCTATAAGCTGAAAAGTACTTATGATTTTTCataagcttagccaaacaccctCTAGGTTTTCATAAAAGTTTGGTTTTGATATTGTGTTTCTTTTTCAATTAAGTCgttacattttatttatttattcaaatttAACACCTAAAAGGCTATGTCACCAAAAAAAATGTCATGTCATCATCTCATGTTAACGTCACGTCATCAAATACTAACCCCTCAGTTACCAACTTGGTTGACTGGTCAAATGGTCAACACTGAAACAAACTAGAAAATAAACTATCAAACATATTATTATTTGAAAACTTAGTgtcttaattataaaaaataacacAATGAAAAATCGAAATTTTATATAAACTTAGTAAATTTTATGCAATTAACCATTTCTTTTATTGTTAAGGTTTATACAATTTGTAAAATAAATCGGTATGACCAAtcaaatttaatatataaaacttttGGTTTACaataatatttaatatgttttGCACGCTATAGTTAACTTATaaactattttattttttaagttaTTTTTATATTGTCAAAGTTGACAAATTGAAAATTATCATGTCCACAATCACAATCAACATGGTTATCGATTATAACAAGAAACCAGGCAAAATGATTAAACCAAAATGTTGTtaccaaattaaggatttaacgAACAAAAAGTTCTGGGCAAGCCAAAAACCATTTAAGGacattttatataattatactaATATCTTATAATAACATTTAAAATGCTAAATAAAAGATTAAACTCAAATTATACTAAAGCAAGTACATCGGCCATCAAGCTAATGAGCAAAAGCAATGGTTGGTTGCTAACGAGATTATGTTACCCTAACGTTCAAACATGTTATGGGTGTTGTAAATAAGTGTCCAATGTCATAACTAATTGATATAACTTTAGGGATAATAACAAAGTCCTTTTAAAGTTACTCACACAAAAACTACAATAGCTAGAAAATGATTTAAGAAAGTGAGATAAatagtttattagtttattatagcttgataaattaattagaaacttattgaaattaatttagaattaattttgaattaatttggaattaattagaaAACTATTTAAATGTATATGTACTGAATATTAATTGTTAAATGGTTGAACAACTAGAATATTTTAGAATCCCCAATAGGGTGGACGGTTTTGAGAAGGGATAAAATCCTTCTACAATTCGTCCATAGTTGTTGATTAGGCAGAAATTTGAATTAGGATTaaatcttattatttaattaattcaaatttgtTTTCTCTGCAAGTTTGCTTAGCTATAAATAGACCATGTATGCCTTCATTAATTTCATTAATTCTCTCCCTTGCACTCAGAGAATCCGAGCTTTGCAAGTCTTCTCTAATCTCTCCTTGTTTTCTAGTGTTTAAACTTTTGGGTGTGACTCTTTAAAGGCATACTACTTTGGATGCTAGATCTTCTAAGAACATCAAGGAACTCGAAATGTACAAGTGGTCAAGAAGCAAATCTGATTTTGCTTAAATGTTAGTAATCTTATCTCTCTTTATAGTATTATTTAGTAGTTTTGAAAGTAGGTTGTTATAACTAATAAACCTAGATCCTACGATGCATGTGTACTTAGGATTATTTTAATTGCTTATGTCGCCTAAAATTCGTGTATAGATGCATAGAtaaccctttagtggtatcagagccatttgaTTTTAGTTACGAGCCTTActtaaaaaaatgagaaaaacgAAAGAAATGTGTTAATCGCTTGACACGATGCGCTCTAAgcatattttgggtattttgggttTTAGCCTATAATTTGAATTTTAGGATTTATCCCTAGGTTTAAATATTGGTTTAGTTTGTTAAACTTGAATAGTTAAACTAGGAGATTAAATATGCCTAAGAAATTTAAAATTATAGATAATTGATTTAAAATtaattgattaaaagttaattaaatataatgtgtttaaaacatgaaattttaaattgtttaaaatacaccttacatataattataatagtttatatatagtatatgtaAAACTAAAATATTAAATAGATCGTTAGTCAGATCAAGAGTATGTCTCACTCATGAGACGACGCTATGAGAGAGGTATAAggaaacgacctataaaatgaaCATACCTATAAAATGAACATTGAATGGGTGTCCTTTTCACTCACGCGCTTCTTTGTGTGGTTGATTGTCGTTAGTCTGATAGGACTatatctcattaaaagtataacataCAAAGTActaaaacaaaatttcaatctTAGTTATGTTAgcaaatatgtcacaccccaaaaccggaacagcggaaacgttctggggtggatgacgtcatgtcaagtatcacaacacatgcattatagtaatcaaagtataacaaaacattgcattaatagtaatagttttacatggttacattacaaagtattaagtaatacaagcaaatatatataaagtacagcaaggtactaagccatcttcatcaacagctccgggggtgtacctgtctaactgctgacctgagaatacaagttatttgaaaagcgagtatcagcatttttacaaatgccggtgaattcataagtatttagtgacatttcattcgaatagctttataaagtaatagtttaagtgattacagtgcattagagttctttccagaaaatcctatattttctttaataaaagcagccttctaccaagactggtcagtatTATATGGTAAAAAGtgtttttcccttaattgctatcattatcaaaatactgaatttgattattaaagaaagccaGAGACaatagggaaataacatatgcctcagcagtgaggactgctgactaaggcaaaggaatcatagactccaggagagtatcgaactaacgacacgcctggttcagtctaacaagtagagactcagaccccagaaggtaccaaatgaaaggtacatctggTAAGGTCTAAAAAAGTGAAAAACAgacccccagacagtatcaaatgaaagatacgtcttgtaaggtcaaaacagagaaaacagaccccatacagtatcaaatgaaagatacgtcttgtaaggtcaaaacagagaaaacagaccccagacagtatcaaatgaaagatacgtcttgtaaggtcaaagcagagaaaaacagaccccagacaatatcaaatgaaagatacgtcttgtaaggttaaaacagtgtgactctgaaaatgaaataccagcatacagtgtaaattgccggtgaaataccgttaccttaaggccaatgaattataaggtaacccgggatactcgtaaccatactgactagagtaccagacgccctacaagcgtctaaaatatgacatttgtcacccgttggcttggtaggccgggactgtagctagcagtctgggtgcagggttgtcaatcccgtatagatctatacacacaatgtccgctctccctacaggagattctggttaccaactagacgacagagaaggccgtgtcctgaagatgcatcctaaatagtgggtagagacttccaaatagtgggtagtgtgtttctaatgtaagtgtagactagaggtagagactcttaactgaactaacTAGAGCATTCTTGTACGctcatactcatatacatagtatataactaatgaaccaaacgaccttcggacggccatccgatcccaccagaccacatctcaacgaagaaaaggaaacagggcggacgagccttcttaagtctttcaatcattatttatatgtacctatacaagcacagacatacgtCTAACTACGACttagtgtgtatcaagtagaagtgattcttgtgaagtaggagtgtctaacaagtgaagtaggagcggtcgcaagtgaagtaggagtgtcgaacaagtataagcgtatcacgaagtagagacgacaataagtgaagtaagagcgtctatcaggtataagtgactacatgtataagtgaaatagagacaataaTAGGTATAAGCGCTTcaagaagtgaaagcgttaccaagtaggagtataaaataagtataagcgaagcagcagtaactaacaagtaaaagcatacgtcgtgaaagggaactttgatgaaaaacctttatactcggggaaaaatcacaatttgtattcttttgtaagaACATGTTTGAAACCTTttgaaatctttcataaaccagtttagaatgaatttagataaaatagtataagtaagagttttgaaacaattgaaacccattatagtgtcctactcggttaaacagtgtacagtgtggtaaaatcttgtgcatgcgggttatcaatcacatgtgattgttatgataaccggcatgtttaacttgtattcccccctgtataaaacatgtaaaaacattaaaaggttcattcaggggtatgaactcacttggtataagtaggtccgacgaaggtgtcgtttgggcgttcggtgtcacgtaaggactcgaacacactcaatgacctatttaacatatgataacatatgttcacatacaattagtatatttaatactaattaaacaaatatacacactcaaaggagcggaaaacactttggttaagtgtttggatgtcccgggtagcgtctaaaggtgtgtatggcttaggaatggagtttactctccgagagtaaactcccaaagcttagtttatggcccagggacatctcaccatgagtttacggccgtaaactcatggtgaggggatctagtgtgttttaaggcctctaacttgttcatggaattattctaggtccaaaactaCATAGTatgaatgagtttaaggtcttatTACGACCCAAGGACAActcataagggagtttacggttgtaagctCTTATTCTTTGagtttattgaagtttcaagcccctaataccttgctagtaatttataatgatagtctaaggccatttggggggtaaaaaccaacattttggcttggtttggggagtttacggccttgacacatgtctgggtcATAAACTCCTTTTCATCCTTCCATTCCTTGTGTTTAAATGGTCTAAACCCGAAaggataagcccctaatttatgtattaagtccaaggttgttttaggagtgtttttggggcatttgacatgtttaaggggtgtttacggccttggcatattcctgggccgtaaactccattttacacCCTAAATCCTTgtgatttaatgtttaaacactcctaggctaaatccccaatttatttccaagcctttagggacattttggggtcattttggcctcatttaaggtgtttacggcctaaggaggagcttaggtcGTAAAATCCTCTTCCAtagcttctaagtccgatttttgggctataaacacaaatcataatgtttagaataagctagggtaagcagacttatgatttggaagc includes:
- the LOC122197110 gene encoding photosystem II CP47 reaction center protein-like — protein: MILKSFLLGNLVSLCMKIINSVVVVGLYYGFLTTFSIGPSYLFLLRAYIMDEGEEGTEKKVSATTGFITGQLIMFISIYYAPLHLALGRPHTITVLALPYLLFHFFCNTHKHFFDYGSTNRNSMRNLSIQCVFLNNLIFQLFNHFILPSSMLARLVNIFMFQCNSKIIFVTSSFVGWIIGHIILMKSIGLLVVWIRKNRSIRKYIRSNKSFVSELANSMSIVGILNILLFVTSSLDLPKIFGIHLFLAGVACFGFGAFHVTGLYGPGIWVSDPYGLAGKVQAINPSWGGEGFDPFVPGGIASHHIAAGTLGILAGLFHLSVCPPQRLYKGLRMGNIETVLSSSIAVVFFATFVVVGNMWYGSATTPIELFGPTRYQWDQGYFQQEIYRRVSAGLAENQSLSEAWSKIPEKLAFYDYIGNNPAKGGLFRAGSMDNGDGITVGWLGHPIFRDKEGRELFVRRMPTFFETFRVVLVDGDGIVRADVPFRRAKSKYSVKQVGVTVEFYGGELNGVSYSDPVTVKKYARRAQLGEIFELDRATLKSDGVFRSSPRGWFTFGHASFALLFFFEHIWHGARTLFRDVFVGIDPDLDAQVEFGAFQKLGDPTTRRQIG
- the LOC111884290 gene encoding translocase of chloroplast 120, chloroplastic yields the protein MENGVTKVEEVKLKVGEFDKDVLGDGMKGIGIDDALEEANGGVESVSETVEAEETLRKDGSDENGEDLSDSLVLDGDVDAGQRIVDTIEDAIQTPCETQTVVEKAHVDPVEEVISTKVIEHDMPVDSDEHEEKGINLEEVTDERNVSGSIFSDHPSELEANEAVNDGNSEADLGENTSDNAARDQASELETGVSVVDGKDEVETVVVTDVSKDEPNVLENNGVVDKGVNEVTKVSNADDNESQMQTLEDIHDTKPVDVILGNSENGVSKTVDLDENLLHEDCADGDSMSHTTQPDDEIRVEVNGDVPSQLHEKETLVTQGKDEDNMNQKEKVESSRNNLLNMQNELNIEQLEKGEQKSFDPSSVHQDDKNLQQESTSAINEPDNKVESPKVESPPHPSEKREPKDYDMKQNTPLKKEPKLNLSTEKPATPTSIPNPNPDPKPNPPPIPIPNSKPTTTLTPPPAQTRPAGLGNGAPLLEPAHRVVQSQPNGNTPPPQNQVIDEPTGEPEENDDTREKLQMIRVKFLRLARRLGQTPHNVVVAQVLYRLGLAEQLRGRNGGRVAAFSFERASAMAEQLESTGQEPLEFSCTIMVLGKTGVGKSATINSIFDEVKFNTDAFQLGTKKVQDVVGTVQGIKVRVIDTPGLLPSWNDQRKNEKILQSVKKFIQKSPPDIVLYLDRLDMQSRDFGDMPLLRTITDIFGQSIWFNAIVVLTHAASAPPEGPNGTTTSYDMFVTQRSHVVQQAIRQAAGDMRLMNPVSLVENHSACRTNRAGQRVLPNGQVWKPHLLLLSFASKILVEANMLLKLQDSPPGKPFGTRARAPPLPFILSNLLQSRPQLKLPNEQFGDDEDDDVDDDDDVDAKSDDESSEYDELPPFKRLTNAQLAKLSKLQKKAYYDELEYREKLFMKKQLKEEKKRRKMMKKMMEEAKNIPEVEDDESNGSATVPVAVQDMNLPVSFDADNPTHRYRALDSANQWLVRPVLDPHGWDHDVGYEGINIEHLLALREKIPVAFSGQVTKDKKDANLQMEISTGIKHGKSKSNSKSKSTTLAFDMQTVGKDMSYTLRSETRFLNFKKNKASAGFSVTHFGDSVTGGMKFEDKLSVNKRGQLVVAGGAVIGRGDVAYGGSLEATLRDKDHPLGRFLSTVGVSVMDWHGDLAIGWNGQTQIPIGRFTNLIGRVNLNNKGSGQVSVRLNSSEQLQIALVAFVPVICKLLGYYQPRDTSY